The Stigmatella ashevillena genomic sequence AGCCGCCGCGCCAGGGCGCGGGCCGTTTCCTCATCTCCGAGCTTGGCCAGCAGGTACAGGTACTCGTAGTCCTCCAGCCCGTCCCGCAGGTGCTTGAGCCGCAGGGACACCACGGGCTGGTGCTCCTTCGTGCCCAGGCGCTTGGGGGTTCCCGGGTAGAAGAGGGTGCCGTCGCCGTTGCCGCCGAACTCGAAGAGGCTCTTCCAGGGGTCCTGCGTGTTGTAGGCGTAGACGGTGTCGAAATAGAGCTCGCCGTCCACCCCGGTGAGGAAGGCCAGGGGGCCCATCGCCCGGTTGAGGGGGGCGGGGTGATCCACCATGTAGGAGGCCCAGCCGGTATAGGCCCGCTCGGTGGCGGCCTCGGCAATGGGGCCGCCGTTGCAGCCGTGGGAGTTGCAGCTCTGGTACCACCACACCTGGGTGTTGGCGGGAAGGCGGGAGCGAAGCTTGGACAGCGGCAGGACGTTGCGGCACGTCTGAGGGCCGGGGCGCGGGAAGAAGCAGTTGAGGGTGGGGGTGAGAATGTCCGCCGTTCCCTTCAAGGCGTCATCCAGCGGTGAAGTGACCAGTACGGGGATGTTGCCGGCCGCGCGCACCCGCTTGGACTGCGCGCGCACCAGGGGGACGTCCTCCGGCTTCGGTTCGTCCTTGGCGTAGAAGAAGAGCTGGGCGGACCAGCCCTTGCTCTGGAAGTGCTCGGCGAAGGCCCGGTAGTACGCCACCTTCTCCTCCTCCGTGCTCGCCTTGCGGTTGTCGCGCACGTCCGAGGTGGTGAATCGGGCCCCGGAGGGCAGCAGGCTCCCATCGAGGTAGGGCGCCATTTCTTCGTCGTACGCGCGGAAGTCCACCACCGCGCGGCCGTTCTCGAAGCGCACCGGGGGGGCATCCATGCTCAGGCCATGGGCGCTCACGCGGTGCTCCAGCAGGCTCCGCGCGTAGTCCCGCAGCAG encodes the following:
- a CDS encoding DUF4091 domain-containing protein, with translation MGAGWAWVLTAVLAASPEPKVVSPLVKVRPGVSVEGRSEARLSMARGECEAAQVVLPGNIQRVTAQPLTLKAEGSSLKASVWREAFLDVKTPSNSQGRTGPWPDALVPVETPGEPSLPTVLYVEVCAPEAQAPGKYRGELHVKADTKAMAAVPFTVEVQPFVLPATASLPTSFGISLYSIARGHDLSPESPEARALLRDYARSLLEHRVSAHGLSMDAPPVRFENGRAVVDFRAYDEEMAPYLDGSLLPSGARFTTSDVRDNRKASTEEEKVAYYRAFAEHFQSKGWSAQLFFYAKDEPKPEDVPLVRAQSKRVRAAGNIPVLVTSPLDDALKGTADILTPTLNCFFPRPGPQTCRNVLPLSKLRSRLPANTQVWWYQSCNSHGCNGGPIAEAATERAYTGWASYMVDHPAPLNRAMGPLAFLTGVDGELYFDTVYAYNTQDPWKSLFEFGGNGDGTLFYPGTPKRLGTKEHQPVVSLRLKHLRDGLEDYEYLYLLAKLGDEETARALARRLTRSGYDIEQTVGEWDTVRQALTSRLRARWESSEYAKRPGVRP